ATGCGGGCGCCGTAGACCCGGGGGTGGGCCTGCAGCAGCGCCACCAGCTCGTCCACCCGGGGGTGGCTGACGGCGTAGTCATCCCGCAGGCTGGCGTGGCTGGCGTTCATCAGGGTGCCAAAGCGCACCTCGTCCACGCCGTCTTCCACCGCCGCCAGCACCCGGGCATTTTCTGTGACCACATGGCGGGCCCGTTCGCGCAGCGGCGAGGGCAGGGCGTCCAGCGCCGCCACGTTACTCACGTCGCGCAGCTGGGGCACGCCCAGCAGGCGGGCGGCTTCCTCCACCTGCGCGCGGCGTTCGTTGTAGCCGCTTTCGGCCAGCTGGCGCGGCACCCCACTGTCCAGCACCAGCACCTGCGTGCCGCCCGGCAGCGGCAGGGTGCGGCGTTCCAGGCTGCGGGTGTCCAGCAGCAGCAGGGTCTGGTCATCGGCCACGCTGCTGGCCATCTGGTCCATGATGCCGCACTGCACCCCCACGAAGTCATGTTCGACCCGCTGGGCGATCAGGGCAAGGCGCTCGTCGTCGGCCTCCAGGTCGCCCAGCAGGCGCAGGGCGCGCAGCACCGCTACCTCCAGTGCGGCGCTGCTGCTGAGCCCCGCGCCCATGGGCACGTTGGACGTGACATGCACGTTCAGGCCGCCCGTTGCCCCACCCAGTGTCAGGGCTCCGGCCACATAGCGGGCAAACGGCGCCCGGGCGTTTTCGCCCACCGCAAAGGTGGCTTCCTGGTCCAGGTCGGCCGCGTAGACGCGGTGGGTGTGGGTGCCGTTGCGGCCCACCTGGACGGTGGTGGTCTGTGGAATGGCCGTGGGCAGCACAAAGCCGCCCTGGTAGTCGGTGTGTTCGCCCAGCAGGTTCACGCGGCCCGGCGCCTGGGCGCTCAGCTGGGGGGGCTGGCCAAAGATGGCCTCAAAGGTCTTCATAGGGCGGCTCCGGCTTCGGGGGCCACCGCGCGCAGTTCGGCGGCGGCGGTCTCAGGGAACTTGTCGTTGGCAAACTCGCCGGCACCCTGCTCGGTGCCCGCGAGGTACTTCATGCGGCCCGGCGCGCGCAGATAAGGGTACAGCTCGATGTGCAGTGGGAAGGCCGGGTGCGGCCCGTCCAGCGGGGCCTGATGCACCGTGAGCAGGTAAGGCATCCGCACCCCGAACAGGCCGTCGAGCCGCAGCAGGGTGTCTTTCAGGACCCGGGCGAAGGCGGCCCGTTCGCGGCCTGTCAGCTCGGCCAGCAGGCCCACGGGCCGCGCGGGCACGATCCAGGTTTCAAAGGAGTAGCGCGCGAAGGGCGGCACCACGCTCAGGGCCTCGCCCGCGTCCAGCACCACCCGCTCGCCCGCTGCCCGTTCCTGCGCCACGAAGTCGGCCAGCCAGGGCCGGCCGTGCTCGGCGTGGTGCGCCTGGGCCTGCGCCAGCATGCGGGCCTGCACGGGGGGAATATGGTCGTAGGCGTAAATCTGGCCGTGGGGGTGGTGCAGGGTCACGCCCACCTCTACCCCCCGGTTCTCAAAGCACAACACACTCTGAATGCGCCCAGTGGCCGCCAGCCGCGCCGTGCGGTCGGCCCACACCGAGAGCAGCAGGTCCATGTGCGCTTCCTCCAGGTCGGCCAGTCGGCCCCGGGCGTCCTGGCTGAACACCACCACCTCGCAGGCTCCCACGCCCGCGCGGGTGTCGGCGGGGCCCTCGCCAGGGTCCGGGGCGTGCAGGCTCAGGCTGGGAAAGCGGTTTTCAAACACGGCGAGGTCGTATTCGCCCGGCGGCAGTTCGGTGGGGTGCGCGGAGTCGGTGGTGGGGGCCAGGGGGTTGTATTCAGGCGGCGGCAGGAACGTGCGGTTCAGGCGGTGCGCGGCGTACATCACCCACTCGCCTCGCAGCGGATGCCAGCGCAGGACAGGCCGGGCGTCCACCGGGTCGGGGCTGGGGCTGGGCATCTCGCCGGTCACCCGCACCGGTTTCAGGCCGTACAGCGTGACCGCGCGGCCATCCGGCTTGGTGAAGTCGGCAGCGTGCAGGCCGGGTTGGGGCACGGCAGTGGGGGGCAGGGCAGCGTCAGCCATGAAATCCTTCACGGTACGAGTGTGGGCTCAGCCCCGGCGCCGCAGTGTCGGTGAGGTTAAAGGTTCCCCGCGAAAAGTGGGTCACGGCCCCGCCCATGCTCTGGGTCAGCGTGCGGGGCCGGTCCGGCGTGCTCAGCGCAAGGCAGCGGCGCAGCAGGTCCAGCCCCGGGCCGTCCAGCAGCTCAATGGGGTCGCTGCTGGCACGCAGGCCGCCCACCACGTCCAGCATGGCCGCCACGGCCTCGCGCTCCTCATGGTTCAGCAGGCTGAGTTCGCGCCGGCAGATGGCCACGTCGGGGTCCGGCTGATACCAGGGGTGCTGATACCAGCGCGAGAGTGCGGTGTGCAGCGCGTTGCGGGCGCTGGGACCGGTGGCGTCGCCCAGCCACACCCGGCGCGATTCCTCGTCCCAGAAGGGTGCCACGTCGGGGCCGGTGCGCATGGCGTCCACCAGGCCAATGCTCTGGGCCAGCGGGGCGCCGCAGCCCAGCAAAAAGGCGTCTGGCCCGGCGCCGTCGCGCAGCGCCTGCAGCCCCATGCGGTAGGCCTGCGCGCGCCCCACGCGCGGGTCGTGGCGTACCCCGGGCAGCGCCGCGCCGTACAGGAAATCCAGTTTCAGGTACGGGTAGCCCCAGCCGCGCGCGGTGGCGGCCAGCTCGCGCAGCCACGCCAGGGCCCCGGGGTGGGTGGTGTCCAGCGCAAAGTACGGCCCGCCCCAGTTGTGGCCCACCGGCAGCGGGCAGCCGTCCTCGCCGCGCAGCATCCAGTCCGCGTGCTCGGCAAACAGGCGCGAGGTAGGCGAGGCCAGAAACGGCGCCAGCCACAGGCCCGGCGTGTACCCCAGTTCGCGCAGCGGCCCCGGCAGGTCGCGGGCGTGGCCGCCGAAGTGGGCGCTGGGCTCTTCCCAGTCGCCCAGGTCGGCCTGAAAGCCGTCGTCCAGCTGAAACACGTCGAAGGGCAGCCCGGCCGCCCTGGCGCGGCAGGCATTGTCCAGCATGGCCGCCAGGGTCACGCTGCGGTAGTACGAGTACCACGAGCACCACACCCGCAGCGGCGCGGGCGTGCGCGCGTGCATGGCCCGGCCCAGCTCGGCGGCCCGCGCTTCCAGGGTGGCGATCACATCCGGGGTCTCCTCCCAGTGCAGGGGCACTTCGGGGCCTTCCAGGATGCAGCTCACGCGCACGTGGTCGCCCTGCGCGCGCGCCTCCCACTGAACAAAGGTCTGGGTGGCGTCGCCCGCCATGCCCACCCAGCCGCCGCCGTCCGGGCGCACCAGCGCCAGTACGCTGTGGCTGCGCCACACGCCCGCCTGGCCGCTGGGCAGGAAGCCGGGATCGTGGCCCTGCTCGTGGCGCCAGCGCATCAGGGGCGCGGCCTGGGTGTCTTGCAGGGGTCGCAGTTCCGCCTCGCTCCAGGACTGAAAGCCGCTCACCAGCACGCGCAGCTTGGCCGGGTTCACGTTCAGGGTCCACTCAGGCATGGTCGGCCTCCGGCAGCACCTGAAAACTCACGGGGGGCAGCATTCGCCCGTTCCATTCGGTGGGCTCGGGGTTCCAGTTCTGCACCAGCACCTGCCCCGCCCGGCGGCTCAGGCGCACGCCCTCAGGCAGCGGCGTGACCGGCACGCCCGCCGTGGTCAGCACCTCGGCCAGCACCGCGCCGATCAGCGCTTCGCTGTGCGCGCCAATGACGGTGGCTTGGCCGCGGCGAATCACCGCCGCCTCGCCGTTCAGCGGCCCGCCCGCGTAGGTGGCGAGCACCTGCGCGCCCAGCGGGCGGTAACTTTCCGCCCAGGTGTGCGCCTCGAAGCTCGCGCCCAGGCCGCTCACGCCCTGCGTCAGGCCCGGGCGCAGCGAGTCGTACAGCGACAGCCGCGCGCCCAGCAGGTCTGACAGGGGGCCAAACTGTCCGCCCTCCCAGGTGCCGCCCCCCGGCGTGCGGAAGGCAGTGCGCGGCCCGCAGACCAGGTGCGCGCCCCCCTCCATGGCCGCCGCCCAGCGCGCGGCCCGCTCCGGGCCCACCAGTGTGACCGCCGGGGCCACGACCACCGCGTAGCCGCTCAGGTCGGCGTCGGCGTGCACCACGGCCACATCTGCCCCCAGCGACCGCAACGCCGAGTAGTAGGTCACCGTCTGCGCCCAGTAGCTCAGGCCCGCGGCGTGCGGCTGGGCGTCGTACAGCCACAGGCTCTCGTAATCGTGCAGCAGGGCCACCTTTGCCGGCACCGGCCCCAGCGGAAACTGCGTCTGGTCCAGCGCGCCCACCTCGGCGTGCCCCGGACTGGGCGTCTCGTCGTGGCGCAGCAGGCCCGAGTGCATGACCTCCTGGGCCATGGTGGCCGCCCGCCAGCGGAAATAGCTTACGGTATCCGCCCCGTGCGCCCACGCCTGCGCCGTCCACAGCGCCGTGGCCCCTGGTGCCGGCAGCGCGTTGTAGGGCGCCCAGTTGACAGGGCCACACTGCTGTTCCATGACCCAGAAGCCGGGTTGTGGGCTGTGGGCTGTGGGTTGTGGGGTTGAGTCTTTTCCTACAGCCCACACCCCACGACCTACAACCCCTCTATACAGATCATGGTTAAATCCCACCAGATCCGGGTGCCCGGTGCGTGCGTAGCGGGTTTTCAGCGCCTCATTCACGCCGGGGGGGGCAAAGAATTCCAGCATCCCGGTGGGGTAATTGTCCCAGCTGGCAAAATCCAGGCCCCGGGCCACCTCGTAGTGGTCGAAGCCGGACTCGAAAATCATGAAATTGTGCGTGATGAAGCGCCCCGGCGAGAGCTCGCGCAGCAGGGTCACCTGCTCGGCCTGAAACTCGGCAATCAGGCCCGAGGCGAAGCGGGCGTAGTCCAGCAGGTGCGAGGGGTTGGGCTCGGTGACCGTCAGGTTGGGGGGCCTGACCTGCGCCCAGTCGCTGTACTCCATGCTCCAGAACACGTTGCCCCAGGCGTCGTTCAGGGCGTCCAGAGTGCCGTATTTCTCCCGCAGCCATTCTGGAAAGCGCCCGGCGCTGGCGCCGCCATACGAGCGGCTGGTGGCGTGGCAGCCGAATTCGTTGTCTGTCTGCCAGCCGGCCACGGCGGGGTGCTGCCCGTAGCGCTCGGCCAGGGCGCGCGTGATGCGCCGCGAGTGCTCGCGGTAGACCGGCGAGGCGAAATCGTAGTGGCGGCGCGAGCCGAATTCGCGCACGCGGCCCTGGGCGTCATAGGCCAGCATCTCGGGGTGGGCGCGCACCAGCCACGCGGGCGGGGTGGCGGTGGGCGTGCAGAGCACCACCTTCAGGCCCTGGGCGGCGGAGGTCTCCACCGCCTCGTCCAGCCACGCCCACTCGTACTGGCCGGGCGCGGGTTCCAGGCGGCTCCAGGCAAATTCGGCCAGCCGGACATAGCTCAGGCCCAGGGCGCGCTGCTGCGCGGCGTAGGGGGCCCAGCGGTCCTGGGGCACATGTTCGGGGTAATCGCAGCTGCCCAGCAGCAGGTGGTCAGTGGGAAGGTTGAAGGTCATGCAAGGTCATCCTTGAAAGGGGAAGAAGGAGAGAAAGAGAAGGGCTTGGGTGTAGAGCGCCGGGTCACCCTGGTCCGGTGTTGCCTTCAGGCAAGAGGCGGACACGCAAGGCCAAAGCTCGGGGGCTTTCCATCCACCGTCAACCATTCACCATCACCCCTTCACTGCGCCGGTGGCCAGCCCGCCCTGCCAGTAGCGCCCCAGGGTCAGGAACGCGGCCACCAGGGGCAGAATGCTCACCAGGGCGCCCAGCACGATCACGGTGTACAGGGGCTCCTGGCCGCTGGAACTGCTGGTCTGGTTCCACACGCTCAGGCCAAGGGTGAGGGGAAACAGCTCGTCGCGGCTGACGGCCACCAGCGGCAGAAAGAAGTTGTTCCAGGCACCCACGAAGGAAAACAGCCCCACGGTCACCAGGCCGCCCTGCACCAGCGGCAGGCCCAGGCGCTGAAAGATGGTCCACTCGCTCGCGCCGTCAATGCGCGCGGCTTCCATCAGTTCCTTGGGAAAGCCAGCGTCCCAGAACAGCCGCATCAGGTACAGGCCGAACGGATTGACCAGCCCCGGCAGAATGACTGCCCAGTAGGTGTTCAGCAGGCCCAGCTTCTGCATCATCAGAAACAGGGGCAGCACCAGCGCGGTCCCCGGCACCATGATGGTGACCAGAATCAGCGCAAACAGCGCGTTCTTGCCCCGGAAGGTGTAGGCCGAAAAGGCGTAGCCCGCCAGCGCGCTGACCAGCACGCTGCCCAGCGCCGTGGCCCCGGCGTACACGAACGAGTTCAGCAGCCAGCGCCGGAAAATGCCGTCCTGGCGGGTCAGGAGGGTCTGCAGGTTCTCGGCAAGGTGGCTGGGACTGGCAAACCACAGCCCAAAGGTGGAAAACAGCTGCCCGTTGTCCTTGAACATGGTCACGATCACCCACCACAGCGGCAGCAGGGCGTAGACCGCAAACAGGGTCAGGGCCAGCAGTTGCAGCGGGGTAAAGCGGGTCCGGGTGCTCATACTTCACCTCCCCGGCGGGTAAAGCGCAGAAAGACGGCGCTGAGCAGTAGGGTAAAGACGGCCAGCAGAATGGCCAGCGTGGCCGCGTAACTGAAATTGCCGTCGCGCGTGGCCACCAGATACAGGTAGGTGTTCGGCGTGATGTTGTCCGGTACGTACCCCAGCGGCCGGATCACAAAGGGCTCGCTGAAAATCTGCATGGTCCCGATGATCGAAAAGATCAGCACCAGCAGCAGGCTGGGTTTCAGCAGCGGCAGCTTGATAAAGCGGGTGAGGGTCCAGCCGTCGGCGCCGTCAATGCGCGCGGCCTCGTACAGGTCGCCGGGAATGTTCTGCAGCGCGGCGTACAGGGTGATCATGTTGTAGCCCGTCCAGGTCCAGGTGACGATGTTGGCAATGCTCCAGAGCACCACGTCGCTGCCCAGGAAATCAAAGGAGCGCCCGGTCAGTTGGTTGAAAGGCGAGAGGTTCTTGGAGTACAGGTAGCCCCACAGCAGCCCCGCGATCACGCTGGGAATCGTATAGGGCAGGTAGAAGGCGGTGCGGAAAAACCCCTGCAGGCGGCCCCGGCTGCTGTCCAGGGCCAGGGCCAGGGCGGTGGCCAGCACCACCATCAGCGGAATCTGCACCGCGGCAAACTTCAGGATGTTCAGCAGGCTGGCCAGAAAATCGGCGTCCTGAAAGGCGCGCACGTAGTTGGTCAGGCCACCAAACACCTCTCTGGCGGGGCCAAAGCCGGCGCGCTTCTTGATGAACAGACTCAGATACCCGGCATACAGCACTGGGGCCACGTAAAAGGCGGCAAACAGCAGCAGAAAAGGGCTCAGAAACAGCCACGGCACGGCGCGCGGCGGCTTCATGGCTGGACTCTTGGCACAGAATGGCTCATAGGTACCTCATACAGAACACGACTCCGGACCCACCCTGGGCCACTACGGGTCAATGCGGGCAAAGAGGCCAGGGCGCGGGCAGCGCGGGCACAGAAGCGGCGGTTCTGGGGGCGTGCTGGGTGGCTGGCCACGGCACAGGCGGCCAACAAGGGCTGGGGGCGCGGACAGAGGCGCGCCCTTCCGCGTCTCCCGCGCCCCTCACCGCCCCCGCAACAGAGCTCAGCGCACGTCGTAGCCCTGTTTCTTGGCCTCGGCCAGCGTTTCACGCTGCCACGCGTCCAGTGCCTGATCGGGGGTCAGGCGCCCCTTGAGCATCAGGTCCATCTGCTTGTTGAAGTTGTCGTTGGCGTAGGGGAACCACGGCGCCCACTGGAAGTTGACGTTCACGCCCCGGCTGGCGCGGGCATACACGCTGCTGATGTCCTGGCCACCGAAGAACTTGCTGGGGTTCTTGGTCTTGTCCTTCAGCACGGCCAGGTCCAGGCCGGCGTCGCTGGCGGGGAACAGGCCGCCGTTGGTCCAGTTGTTGGTAATCGCGCTCTGCGAGAGGTTCAGCCACAGGCTGAACAGCATGGCCGCTTCCTTGTTCTTGCTCTGGGCGGTGACCACGTTGGAGCTGCCGCCCCAGTTGCCGGATCTCACGGTGCTCCCGGCCGTCCACTGCGGCAGGTTGGCCGCGCGCCACTGCCCGGCCGACTTGTTCTTCAGGCTGCCCGCGTAACCGCCCGGGCCCCAAGCCGCTTCCATGTTGCTGACCACCTGTCCGGCCCCAGCCGCGTTCCAGTAGTCGCTGGTAAAGGCGTTCAGGGTGCCCACGTGGCCCTTCTTGATCATGCCGTACCAGTAGTTCAGGACCTTCTTGGCGGTGGGGTTGTTCAGGGTCTGCACCCAGCGGTCGCCGTCACGCTTGAAGAACTGCGCGCCGTCGGCCCAGGCCAGCGCCATGAACCACGGCGCAAAGGTGGCGTAGAAGTTGCCCATCTTCACCTTGCCGCCACTCTTGGCATGCACCGTGGCAGCGGCCTTTTCGTACTCGGCCCAGGTGCGCGGCACCTGCACGCCGTATTTTTTCAGTAGATCGTCGCGGTAGACCATGGCAAAGGGGCCGGTGTCCTGCGGAATGGCGAACACCGCCTTGCCGTCGGGGCTGACCTGTCCCCAGGTCCAGGGCACAAAGTATTTCCGGTAGTTGTTCGCGCCCAGGGTGCTCAGGTCGGTCAGGCCGCCCGTGTCCACGAAGGCGGGCAAAAAGCCGTACTCAATCTGGGCCACGTCCGGCGCGCCGGTGCCGGCTTTCAGGGTGGTCAGCAGCTTGGTGTAGGTCTGCGGGCCGCCGCCCAGGTTGGTCACCTTCACGTCAATGTTCGGGTACGCCTTTTCAAAGGCCTGCACGGTCTTGTCCAGGCCAGGTACCCACGACCAGACTTCCAGTGTCACCTTGCCGCTGGGCGCCTTGGGAAAGGCCGGATCGGCGGCGAGGGCTGAGCTGGCCAGCAGGGCAGTCAGGGCGGTCATCAGCACTTTGTTCATAGGTCCTCCGGTGGAAGAAAGGGGTGCGGGGAACAAGGGGAGAGCAGGGCAGCAGGTGGACTCAGACAGTCGGACTCAGACAGGTGGACTCAGACGAGGCACATCTCGCGCAGCGCGCCGTCCAGTTCAGCAGGTGGCTCGGGGCCCCGGCGGTTGGTGATGAGGGTGGTAACGCCACCAATGGGCGCAATGTGCGCGCGGCTGACCTGACCGAGTTTGCTGTGGTCGGCCACCACCACGACTTCGCGGGCCTGCGCCACCATCAGGCGTTTAACCTCGGCCTCCTCGTGGTTGGCGTTGGTGACGCCGTGTTCGGGGTGGACGCCGTTGCAGCCCAGAAACAGCCGGTCGGCGTGAATGTGTTTCAGGACGTCCAGCGCGTAGGGGCTGACCAGCGAGTGCTGCAGTGGGCGCAGCGTGCCGCCCGTCACGATCACCCGCACGCCGCTGAGACGTTCGAGTTCTAGGGCGATGTTCAGGCCATTGGTCACCACCGTCACCCCCTGCAGGGTGGGTGACAGGGCGCGGGCCACCTCGGTGGTGGTGCTGCCCACGTCCAGAAAGACCGTCTCACCGTCGCGCACCAGGGCGGCGGCGGCGCGGCCAATGCGGCGTTTGGCGGCGCTGTGTTCGTGGCGGGTCTGTTCCAGCGGCGACTCGCGGCGCAGTTCCAGCGGTGGGCGCACGCTGCCCCGCGCGCGGCGCACCTGCCCGGCCTCGGCCAGGGCTTTCAGGTCGCTGCGCACGGTCACTTCCGAAACGCCCAGCAGTTTCGAAAGTTCCGCAACGGGCAATTCGCCATGCTGATGAACAAGCGAGAGAATCTCGCTTCGGCGCGACTCGATCAAGGGGCTCCCCCATAAAGGTGATTTTCGTTACTTACGAATCTTACGTTGAAAGGTTTTTCACCGTCAAGCCCCAGGCGTGCCCAACGGGGCCAGGGCGAAGCGCCGCTTCGCCCTGGCCCCCCTTCCTCAGCCCGTGAATGCAAAGAACAGCGCCGGGAAGCGATCTGGCTTCCCGGCGCTGTTCAGGGACCGGTCTTAGCGCACGTCCACCAGTTCCACGTCGAAGATCAGCGTGGCGCCGCCGGGAATCACGCCGGGCACGCCCGCTGCGCCGTAGCCCAGGTGGGCGGGAATGGTCAGCCGCGCCTTGTCGCCCACGCGCAGCTGCGCGATGCCCTGGTCCCAGCCCTGAATCACGTAGCCCACGCCCAGCGGAAACTCGATAGGCTCGCCCCGGTCGCGGCTGCTGTCAAATTTCTGGCCGTTTTCCAGCGTGCCGGTGTAATGCACCCGCACCATCTTGCCGGCCTGGGCGGGCGTGCCGGTGCCCTCGTGGTACTTCTCGACTTTCAGTGCGCCTGCGTCAGTGCTCATGCGCGACAGGGTAACGGCTGGGCAGGCGCGGCGTCACGCGGTCCCTCCACTCTGAAGTGACCATGAAGCCAGTTGTGGGGGGCGGCGCCGGGCAGCCCAGGGCCTGTTCCTGTCGGCCCAAGGCCGGCTATCACGGGGCCCATGCGCGGCGCAGCGGCCTGGGCGCAGATCCCGGCCACCCGGCCCTGTGCCTAGACAACTGCTCGGCGGCGGTCCCCCGGCCACCCAAGGCGCTACCCTGGAACGCCGTGGCGGACCGTGCTTCCTCTTCCAGCTGGCGGGCGTGGGTGCTGGGCGGCCTGCTGCCGGCCTACCTCCTGACCACCTTCGGCTTCACGCTGGCGCGGGTGCGCGGCGATTCCATGCTGCCCACCCTGCGCAGCGGCGACGCCCTGCTGCTGCTGAAATACCCGCGCTGGCTGCACGCGGCCGGGCTGTGGCGCGCCTACCCCCGCCGGGGCGACCTGCTGGTGTTCAAGGCGCCCGC
The window above is part of the Deinococcus arcticus genome. Proteins encoded here:
- a CDS encoding carbohydrate ABC transporter permease → MKPPRAVPWLFLSPFLLLFAAFYVAPVLYAGYLSLFIKKRAGFGPAREVFGGLTNYVRAFQDADFLASLLNILKFAAVQIPLMVVLATALALALDSSRGRLQGFFRTAFYLPYTIPSVIAGLLWGYLYSKNLSPFNQLTGRSFDFLGSDVVLWSIANIVTWTWTGYNMITLYAALQNIPGDLYEAARIDGADGWTLTRFIKLPLLKPSLLLVLIFSIIGTMQIFSEPFVIRPLGYVPDNITPNTYLYLVATRDGNFSYAATLAILLAVFTLLLSAVFLRFTRRGGEV
- a CDS encoding beta-galactosidase encodes the protein MTFNLPTDHLLLGSCDYPEHVPQDRWAPYAAQQRALGLSYVRLAEFAWSRLEPAPGQYEWAWLDEAVETSAAQGLKVVLCTPTATPPAWLVRAHPEMLAYDAQGRVREFGSRRHYDFASPVYREHSRRITRALAERYGQHPAVAGWQTDNEFGCHATSRSYGGASAGRFPEWLREKYGTLDALNDAWGNVFWSMEYSDWAQVRPPNLTVTEPNPSHLLDYARFASGLIAEFQAEQVTLLRELSPGRFITHNFMIFESGFDHYEVARGLDFASWDNYPTGMLEFFAPPGVNEALKTRYARTGHPDLVGFNHDLYRGVVGRGVWAVGKDSTPQPTAHSPQPGFWVMEQQCGPVNWAPYNALPAPGATALWTAQAWAHGADTVSYFRWRAATMAQEVMHSGLLRHDETPSPGHAEVGALDQTQFPLGPVPAKVALLHDYESLWLYDAQPHAAGLSYWAQTVTYYSALRSLGADVAVVHADADLSGYAVVVAPAVTLVGPERAARWAAAMEGGAHLVCGPRTAFRTPGGGTWEGGQFGPLSDLLGARLSLYDSLRPGLTQGVSGLGASFEAHTWAESYRPLGAQVLATYAGGPLNGEAAVIRRGQATVIGAHSEALIGAVLAEVLTTAGVPVTPLPEGVRLSRRAGQVLVQNWNPEPTEWNGRMLPPVSFQVLPEADHA
- a CDS encoding glycoside hydrolase family 36 protein, producing the protein MPEWTLNVNPAKLRVLVSGFQSWSEAELRPLQDTQAAPLMRWRHEQGHDPGFLPSGQAGVWRSHSVLALVRPDGGGWVGMAGDATQTFVQWEARAQGDHVRVSCILEGPEVPLHWEETPDVIATLEARAAELGRAMHARTPAPLRVWCSWYSYYRSVTLAAMLDNACRARAAGLPFDVFQLDDGFQADLGDWEEPSAHFGGHARDLPGPLRELGYTPGLWLAPFLASPTSRLFAEHADWMLRGEDGCPLPVGHNWGGPYFALDTTHPGALAWLRELAATARGWGYPYLKLDFLYGAALPGVRHDPRVGRAQAYRMGLQALRDGAGPDAFLLGCGAPLAQSIGLVDAMRTGPDVAPFWDEESRRVWLGDATGPSARNALHTALSRWYQHPWYQPDPDVAICRRELSLLNHEEREAVAAMLDVVGGLRASSDPIELLDGPGLDLLRRCLALSTPDRPRTLTQSMGGAVTHFSRGTFNLTDTAAPGLSPHSYREGFHG
- the galK gene encoding galactokinase, whose product is MKTFEAIFGQPPQLSAQAPGRVNLLGEHTDYQGGFVLPTAIPQTTTVQVGRNGTHTHRVYAADLDQEATFAVGENARAPFARYVAGALTLGGATGGLNVHVTSNVPMGAGLSSSAALEVAVLRALRLLGDLEADDERLALIAQRVEHDFVGVQCGIMDQMASSVADDQTLLLLDTRSLERRTLPLPGGTQVLVLDSGVPRQLAESGYNERRAQVEEAARLLGVPQLRDVSNVAALDALPSPLRERARHVVTENARVLAAVEDGVDEVRFGTLMNASHASLRDDYAVSHPRVDELVALLQAHPRVYGARMTGAGFGGAVVALVRAGHAATVAQAVLADYGPEGRQVVP
- a CDS encoding DeoR/GlpR family DNA-binding transcription regulator, which gives rise to MIESRRSEILSLVHQHGELPVAELSKLLGVSEVTVRSDLKALAEAGQVRRARGSVRPPLELRRESPLEQTRHEHSAAKRRIGRAAAALVRDGETVFLDVGSTTTEVARALSPTLQGVTVVTNGLNIALELERLSGVRVIVTGGTLRPLQHSLVSPYALDVLKHIHADRLFLGCNGVHPEHGVTNANHEEAEVKRLMVAQAREVVVVADHSKLGQVSRAHIAPIGGVTTLITNRRGPEPPAELDGALREMCLV
- a CDS encoding FKBP-type peptidyl-prolyl cis-trans isomerase, translating into MSTDAGALKVEKYHEGTGTPAQAGKMVRVHYTGTLENGQKFDSSRDRGEPIEFPLGVGYVIQGWDQGIAQLRVGDKARLTIPAHLGYGAAGVPGVIPGGATLIFDVELVDVR
- the galT gene encoding galactose-1-phosphate uridylyltransferase translates to MADAALPPTAVPQPGLHAADFTKPDGRAVTLYGLKPVRVTGEMPSPSPDPVDARPVLRWHPLRGEWVMYAAHRLNRTFLPPPEYNPLAPTTDSAHPTELPPGEYDLAVFENRFPSLSLHAPDPGEGPADTRAGVGACEVVVFSQDARGRLADLEEAHMDLLLSVWADRTARLAATGRIQSVLCFENRGVEVGVTLHHPHGQIYAYDHIPPVQARMLAQAQAHHAEHGRPWLADFVAQERAAGERVVLDAGEALSVVPPFARYSFETWIVPARPVGLLAELTGRERAAFARVLKDTLLRLDGLFGVRMPYLLTVHQAPLDGPHPAFPLHIELYPYLRAPGRMKYLAGTEQGAGEFANDKFPETAAAELRAVAPEAGAAL
- a CDS encoding carbohydrate ABC transporter permease, with protein sequence MSTRTRFTPLQLLALTLFAVYALLPLWWVIVTMFKDNGQLFSTFGLWFASPSHLAENLQTLLTRQDGIFRRWLLNSFVYAGATALGSVLVSALAGYAFSAYTFRGKNALFALILVTIMVPGTALVLPLFLMMQKLGLLNTYWAVILPGLVNPFGLYLMRLFWDAGFPKELMEAARIDGASEWTIFQRLGLPLVQGGLVTVGLFSFVGAWNNFFLPLVAVSRDELFPLTLGLSVWNQTSSSSGQEPLYTVIVLGALVSILPLVAAFLTLGRYWQGGLATGAVKG
- a CDS encoding extracellular solute-binding protein produces the protein MNKVLMTALTALLASSALAADPAFPKAPSGKVTLEVWSWVPGLDKTVQAFEKAYPNIDVKVTNLGGGPQTYTKLLTTLKAGTGAPDVAQIEYGFLPAFVDTGGLTDLSTLGANNYRKYFVPWTWGQVSPDGKAVFAIPQDTGPFAMVYRDDLLKKYGVQVPRTWAEYEKAAATVHAKSGGKVKMGNFYATFAPWFMALAWADGAQFFKRDGDRWVQTLNNPTAKKVLNYWYGMIKKGHVGTLNAFTSDYWNAAGAGQVVSNMEAAWGPGGYAGSLKNKSAGQWRAANLPQWTAGSTVRSGNWGGSSNVVTAQSKNKEAAMLFSLWLNLSQSAITNNWTNGGLFPASDAGLDLAVLKDKTKNPSKFFGGQDISSVYARASRGVNVNFQWAPWFPYANDNFNKQMDLMLKGRLTPDQALDAWQRETLAEAKKQGYDVR